A single genomic interval of uncultured Desulfobacter sp. harbors:
- a CDS encoding AbrB family transcriptional regulator, translated as MERYLLVIVVGIIGGLLAQRFNVPGGAVVGSMVFTGITVLFLPKGIALPSSVRTGIQIILGITLGVSVDRSLLTLGVKIMPMAILSTIILLTVAVCMALLANKLGLVDFGTALFGFSPGGMTGMAILAQSENHNGSFVAFFHLVRIFTLFIVIPLLVKVVMYLQQKGFLL; from the coding sequence ATGGAAAGATATTTACTGGTTATTGTTGTAGGAATTATTGGGGGCCTTTTGGCACAACGTTTTAATGTTCCCGGTGGGGCCGTTGTCGGGTCTATGGTGTTCACTGGGATTACGGTTTTGTTTTTACCTAAAGGGATTGCGCTGCCGTCATCTGTGCGCACAGGCATACAAATCATTTTGGGCATCACCCTTGGGGTCTCCGTTGACCGCTCTCTTTTGACTTTGGGGGTCAAGATAATGCCCATGGCAATTTTGAGCACCATTATTCTTTTGACGGTGGCCGTGTGCATGGCGCTTCTGGCAAACAAGCTTGGGCTTGTGGATTTTGGTACGGCCCTGTTCGGTTTTTCTCCGGGGGGGATGACGGGCATGGCCATTTTAGCCCAATCCGAAAATCATAACGGTTCCTTTGTGGCCTTTTTTCATTTGGTGAGAATATTCACCCTTTTTATTGTCATTCCGTTGCTCGTAAAGGTGGTGATGTATCTACAGCAGAAAGGGTTTCTCCTGTAA
- a CDS encoding ATP-binding protein translates to MLPITSLGGNFNPRNILYIPAVKISVRLVRDKIFRFSSRHYIYIAAMWLLAFTTVCCAGAQESAGRRSQRILYLNSYNNGYAWSDNILEGIRSVLPVESQSLNFQMEYLDAKRYENEQMQTILFDFFKAKFARDRFDVIITSDNNALAFALKYRSRLFAGVPIVFCGINNYTPSMIEGQPAITGIAETVAFKENMDIIRRLHPNARKMVIIGSNSVTSRAIINEIRQTIEQEKIDYAFTFKTGFQLQALKTGTPDYLTGLSRDTLLYIVPGGAEQGDGNLYSIQEIAAMICRATNRPVYSSWEFLMGTGIVGGKLASGLAQGKAAARLALRILDGEDPALIPVKTAEGHAYIFDHNVLKRLGVDMSLLPAGSRIINEPYDFYRLNRGIFWLIISGLFVLACMVVLLGVSMAQKKRANQAMEKSKMQLQLILDNIPHIVFWQDVNLNLVDVNLSFLKFFKIRNKADIINQDISSVPDLAYTAEESRKLGREVLETATPFHARLLKIQRSDQEQVWLEINKVPLLDKKNRVAGVLSTAEDITKKIKLEKQLAQTQKMEALGILSGGIAHDFNNILTSIINSTELAIDDVPEDSLTRQDLERVLSAGRRGAELVKQILTFSRPGHVRFKKLDLARVVKDAMALVETSFPGNIKVVKNMAQGKFMCRGDAIQIHQVVMNLCTNAFQALGGKNGRIEVKLDERVLTGLDPENDDPFNLPPGHYVELTVSDNGPGIDPEILDKVFDPFFSTKGKNFGSGLGLSMVHGIVKGHNGAISLTSKAYDLTCFTVLLPRLDQVAEDERPAENNVCLGQGTILFVEDDPEQRQSVPRIIEKLGYLVTAADSASQALELIRQNPSGFDLVITDYDMPKISGLELARQLARILPNLPVIMVSGRNVEFSRQESSNIKAFIVKPYDKGILSRGINEVLCAPEKSH, encoded by the coding sequence ATGTTGCCGATTACTTCGTTGGGCGGAAATTTTAATCCTCGGAATATTCTATATATACCTGCGGTTAAAATTTCCGTCCGCCTTGTACGCGACAAAATTTTCAGGTTTTCGTCCAGACACTACATATATATTGCCGCCATGTGGCTGCTGGCGTTCACTACTGTCTGTTGTGCCGGAGCACAGGAATCCGCCGGACGCAGAAGCCAGCGGATTCTTTACCTGAACTCTTACAACAACGGGTATGCCTGGTCGGACAATATTCTTGAAGGAATCCGCTCGGTGCTTCCCGTAGAGAGCCAGAGCCTGAATTTTCAGATGGAGTACCTGGATGCCAAGCGGTATGAAAATGAACAGATGCAAACGATCTTGTTCGACTTTTTTAAGGCCAAATTTGCCCGGGACCGGTTTGATGTCATTATCACCTCGGACAACAATGCCCTGGCCTTTGCCCTGAAGTACCGCTCCCGTTTATTTGCCGGGGTGCCCATTGTATTTTGCGGCATCAACAACTACACCCCTTCCATGATAGAGGGGCAGCCCGCCATCACCGGGATTGCAGAGACCGTGGCCTTTAAGGAAAACATGGATATCATCCGCCGTTTGCACCCCAACGCCCGGAAGATGGTGATCATCGGCAGCAACAGCGTTACCTCCCGGGCCATTATCAATGAAATCCGCCAGACCATCGAACAGGAGAAAATTGACTACGCCTTTACCTTCAAGACCGGATTTCAGCTCCAGGCGCTTAAAACCGGCACGCCGGATTACCTGACAGGCCTGTCCCGGGACACCCTGCTCTACATTGTGCCGGGCGGCGCCGAACAGGGGGACGGTAACCTTTACAGCATCCAGGAGATTGCCGCCATGATCTGCCGGGCCACAAACCGGCCTGTGTACTCTTCCTGGGAGTTTCTCATGGGAACCGGCATTGTGGGGGGCAAGCTGGCCTCGGGCCTGGCGCAGGGAAAGGCTGCTGCCCGGCTGGCCCTGCGTATTCTGGATGGAGAAGATCCGGCCCTGATTCCGGTGAAAACAGCCGAAGGCCACGCCTATATTTTTGACCATAACGTACTCAAGCGTTTGGGCGTGGACATGTCTTTGCTGCCTGCGGGCAGCAGAATCATTAATGAGCCCTATGATTTTTACCGGCTCAACCGAGGGATTTTCTGGCTGATTATTTCAGGGCTCTTTGTCCTGGCCTGTATGGTGGTTCTTCTGGGCGTCAGCATGGCCCAGAAAAAAAGGGCCAACCAGGCCATGGAAAAATCCAAGATGCAGCTCCAGCTGATCCTGGATAATATCCCCCACATAGTCTTCTGGCAGGATGTGAACCTCAACCTGGTGGATGTGAACCTCTCATTTCTCAAATTTTTTAAAATCCGGAACAAAGCCGACATCATTAACCAGGATATTTCATCGGTGCCGGACCTGGCCTACACCGCCGAAGAGTCCAGGAAACTGGGCCGTGAAGTGCTTGAAACCGCCACCCCGTTCCATGCCCGGCTGCTGAAAATCCAGCGCAGCGACCAGGAACAGGTGTGGCTGGAGATCAACAAAGTACCACTGCTTGATAAAAAAAATCGGGTGGCAGGGGTGCTGAGCACGGCCGAGGATATCACTAAAAAAATCAAACTGGAAAAACAGCTGGCCCAAACCCAGAAAATGGAGGCATTGGGGATTCTTTCCGGGGGTATTGCCCATGATTTTAACAATATCCTGACCTCCATTATCAACTCCACCGAACTTGCCATCGACGATGTCCCTGAAGATTCCCTGACCCGCCAGGATCTGGAACGGGTTCTTTCGGCAGGTAGAAGGGGGGCGGAGCTGGTTAAACAGATTCTCACCTTCAGCCGGCCCGGCCATGTCCGGTTCAAAAAACTGGATCTGGCCCGGGTCGTCAAAGACGCCATGGCCCTGGTCGAGACATCGTTTCCCGGTAACATCAAGGTGGTAAAAAACATGGCCCAGGGCAAATTCATGTGCCGGGGGGATGCCATCCAGATCCACCAGGTGGTGATGAACCTGTGTACCAACGCCTTCCAGGCCTTAGGAGGAAAAAACGGCCGCATTGAAGTGAAATTGGATGAACGGGTTTTAACCGGCCTTGATCCGGAAAATGATGATCCCTTTAATCTGCCGCCGGGCCATTATGTTGAACTGACCGTCTCGGACAACGGTCCCGGCATTGATCCTGAAATCCTGGATAAGGTGTTTGACCCTTTTTTCTCCACCAAGGGTAAAAATTTTGGATCAGGCCTGGGGCTTTCCATGGTCCACGGTATTGTCAAGGGCCATAACGGGGCCATTTCACTGACCAGCAAGGCCTATGACCTGACGTGTTTTACGGTGCTTTTGCCCCGTTTGGATCAGGTGGCGGAGGATGAGCGACCGGCAGAAAATAATGTCTGTCTGGGCCAGGGTACCATTCTTTTTGTGGAGGATGACCCGGAACAGCGGCAAAGTGTGCCGCGGATTATTGAAAAGCTGGGCTATCTGGTGACCGCCGCAGACAGTGCAAGCCAGGCCCTGGAACTGATCCGGCAAAACCCGTCGGGCTTTGACCTGGTCATCACCGACTATGATATGCCGAAAATATCCGGCCTGGAACTGGCCCGGCAACTGGCCCGGATTCTGCCCAACCTGCCTGTGATTATGGTGTCGGGACGAAATGTGGAGTTCAGTCGGCAGGAATCGTCCAATATCAAGGCATTCATTGTAAAACCCTATGACAAAGGGATTCTATCCCGGGGCATCAACGAGGTGCTCTGCGCCCCGGAAAAATCCCATTGA
- a CDS encoding sigma-54 dependent transcriptional regulator, translating into MTKGFYPGASTRCSAPRKNPIEAAMALILIIDDDDNFCGTMESLVRRMGHDFLAAGTLEQGIRMLEEQTVDILLLDVGLPDGNGLEALSRIKEASKSSPEIFIITGLGDPAGAETAITEGVWDYIVKPTSIKETRASLVRALKYRQEKQSRQQAVTLDLDRIVGRSAPMQKCFEIVAQGAASNAPVLITGETGTGKELFAQTIHTNSLRRDKGFIVVDCAFLTESLMESTLFGHRKGAFTGAVERRDGLVKLADQGTLFLDEVGEMPLSAQKSFLRILQEKRFRPLGDANEITSDFRLMAATNRDLDAMVEDGTFRRDLLYRLRTIHLPLPPLRRRGQDIEALTRFKVSQLCRENNLPPKKIEQGFFDILNAYPWPGNVRELFNVLETAFVASGSEATLYTMHLPGEVRIQVTRASIEKVQLSQVLENEPIDPAFSFQGNIPGFKAWKQKMERHYLEQIIAATNGDVKRILTLSGLSKSHFYSLVKKYGIQI; encoded by the coding sequence ATGACAAAGGGATTCTATCCCGGGGCATCAACGAGGTGCTCTGCGCCCCGGAAAAATCCCATTGAGGCAGCCATGGCATTGATTTTAATCATAGATGACGACGATAATTTTTGCGGCACCATGGAAAGCCTGGTGCGTCGCATGGGACATGATTTTCTGGCCGCAGGCACCCTGGAACAGGGCATCCGGATGCTTGAAGAGCAGACCGTAGATATCCTGTTGCTGGACGTAGGCCTTCCCGACGGCAACGGGCTTGAGGCGTTGTCCCGGATCAAGGAGGCATCCAAATCCAGTCCTGAAATATTTATCATCACGGGCCTGGGCGATCCGGCCGGGGCCGAAACCGCCATCACCGAAGGGGTCTGGGACTATATTGTCAAGCCCACCTCCATAAAGGAGACCCGGGCCAGTCTCGTCCGGGCATTGAAATACCGGCAGGAAAAACAGAGCCGGCAGCAGGCCGTTACCCTGGATTTGGACCGGATTGTAGGCCGGTCCGCCCCCATGCAAAAGTGTTTTGAGATCGTGGCCCAGGGGGCTGCGTCCAACGCACCTGTGCTGATTACGGGGGAGACCGGGACCGGCAAGGAGCTGTTCGCCCAGACCATCCATACCAACAGCCTGAGAAGAGACAAAGGCTTTATTGTGGTGGACTGTGCCTTTCTAACCGAAAGTCTGATGGAAAGCACCCTGTTCGGCCATCGGAAGGGGGCATTCACCGGGGCGGTGGAGCGCCGGGACGGCCTTGTAAAATTGGCGGACCAAGGGACCTTGTTCCTGGATGAGGTGGGGGAGATGCCCCTGTCGGCCCAGAAATCCTTTCTGCGCATACTCCAGGAGAAACGGTTTCGTCCATTGGGGGATGCCAATGAAATCACCAGCGACTTTCGCCTTATGGCCGCCACCAACCGGGACCTGGACGCTATGGTGGAAGACGGTACCTTTCGCCGGGATCTGCTATACCGCCTTCGTACCATCCATCTGCCCCTGCCGCCTTTGCGCCGACGGGGTCAGGACATTGAGGCATTGACCCGGTTTAAAGTCAGTCAACTTTGCAGGGAAAATAACCTGCCGCCCAAAAAAATTGAGCAGGGATTTTTTGATATCCTGAATGCTTATCCCTGGCCCGGTAACGTCAGAGAACTGTTTAATGTGCTTGAAACCGCATTTGTTGCCTCGGGCAGCGAAGCCACCCTTTACACCATGCACCTGCCCGGTGAAGTCAGAATCCAGGTGACCCGGGCATCCATTGAAAAGGTTCAGTTGTCCCAGGTGCTTGAAAACGAGCCCATTGACCCTGCCTTCTCTTTTCAGGGTAACATCCCCGGGTTCAAGGCATGGAAACAGAAGATGGAGCGGCATTACCTGGAACAGATCATTGCCGCCACCAACGGGGATGTCAAACGCATCCTCACCCTGTCCGGCCTGTCCAAATCCCATTTTTACTCCCTGGTTAAAAAGTACGGCATCCAGATATAA